DNA sequence from the Streptomyces sp. HUAS 15-9 genome:
GCCACCGCGGCCACCGGCACCCATGACATCCACGCCTGCCTGCGCACCGGCCGCACGGTGATCCCGCCCCGCTCCCGGCTGGCCGCGGCCGTCGACCACGCCATCGAACTGGCCTGGTCCCACGAGGACTTCGACGCCGTCGTGGACGCACTGCACGGCGCCCACTCCCCCACTCACCACTGGGTCCACGCCGTCCCCAACACCGCCCTGATCGCCGCCGCCCTCACCCACGCGGACGGCGACTTCACCGGCTCCATCTGCCGGGCGGTGTCGGGCGGCTGGGACACCGACTCCAACGGCGCCACGGCGGGGAGCATCGCCGGTCTCCTCGCCGGGAGCCCCACCGCCCTTCCCGACCGCTGGACGACGCCCCTGAAGAACCGGCTCGCCACGTCCGTCGCCGACTTCGACGGCACCGGTTTCGACACCCTCGCCCACCTCACCCACCTGGAGGCGACCCGCCCATGACCCATATCGCCGTACTCGGCAGCTTGAACATGGATCTCGTCGCGTACGTCGAGAAGGCCCCACAGCTCGGAGAGACCGTCACGGGACGGGAGTTCCGTACGATCCCCGGCGGCAAGGGCGCCAACCAGGCGATCGCCGCGGCCCGCGCGGGCGCCACCGTCTCGATGATCGGCGCGGTCGGCAACGACATCTTCGGCACCCGGCTGCGCGACACCCTGGAGCACTCCGGCGTGGACACCGACGACCTGCGCACCATGGAGGGCTCGTCCGGCACCGCGCACATCGTGGTGGACGACGAGGGCGGCAACTCGATCGTGGTGGTCCCGGGCGCGAACGGCACCGTGGACCATCTCTCCCCCGGCGACGAGGGCGTGATCGCCTCCGCCGACGCGCTGCTCCTGCAACTGGAGATCCCCATGGCGGCGGTGCTCGCGGGCGCGGACGCGGCCCGCAGACACGGAGTCCGTACGATCCTCACCCCCGCCCCCACCCAGCCGCTGCCGCCCGGACTCCTCGCCGCCACCGATCTACTGGTCCCCAACGAGCACGAGGCGACCGCCCTCACCGGGCGGCCCGACCCGCGCGAGGCGGCCGACGTCCTGCTCGACCGGGTACCGGAGGTGGTCGTCACCCTGGGCGCGGCCGGCTGCCTGTATCTGACCCGGGGTGCCGAACCGCTCGTGGTTCCCGCCCCCGCCGTGACCGCCGTGGACTCGACGGGCGCGGGCGACACCTTCGTCGGCGCCCTCGCGGTGGCGCTCGGCGAGGAGCGGCCGATCCGGGAGGCGCTGACGTGGGCCGCCGCGGCCGCCGCCGTCTCCGTCCAGCGGGAGGGGGCGTCGGCGTCGATGCCGTACCGCCCGGAGATCGAGGCGCAGTACACCGCATGAACACCTCCACCCAACCCCTCACCGGCCTGCGCGTCCTCGATCTCGCCACGCTCTTCGCCGGCCCCCTCTCCGCCACCCTGCTCGGTGACTTCGGCGCCGAGGTGATCAAGGTCGAGCATCCCGCCAAGCCCGACCCCTGCCGGGGCCACGGTCCCTCGAAGCAGGGCGTCGGCCTGTGGTGGAAGCTGCTCGGCCGCAACAAGCGCACCATCACCCTCGACCTGTCCAGGCCCGGCGGCCGCGCCACCCTGCTGCGCCTGGCCGCCACCGCCGACGTGATCGTCGAGAACTTCCGCCCCGGCACCCTGGAGAAGTGGGAGCTGGGCTGGGCGGAGCTGTCGGCCGCCAACCCGCGGCTGATCCTCGCCCGGGTCACCGCCTTCGGCCAGTTCGGCCCCTACGCGCACCGCCCCGGCTTCGGGACCCTGGCCGAGGCGATGAGCGGCTTCGCCGCGATCACCGGCGAGCCGGACGCACCCCCGACGCTCCCGCCCTTCGGCCTCGCCGACTCCATCGCGGGCCTGGCCACGGCGTACGCGGTGATGACCGCGCTCGCGGCCCGGGACCGCACCGGCGAGGGCCAGGTCGTCGACATGGCGATCATCGAGCCGATCCTGACCGTGCTCGGACCGCAGCCCGTCTGGTACGACCAGCTGGGCCACGTCCAGCCGCGCACCGGCAACCGCTCCCAGAACAACGCCCCGCGCAACACCTACCGCACGGCGGACGGCACCTGGGTCGCGGTCTCGACGTCCGCCCAGTCGATCGCCGAGCGCGTGATGCACCTGGTCGGCCGTCCGGAGCTGATCGACGAGCCGTGGTTCGCGACGGGCGCCGAACGGGCCGCGCACGCAGACGTGCTCGACCAGGCGGTCGGCGCCTGGATCGCCCGCCGCACCCGGGACGAGGTCCTGGCGGCCTTCGAGAAGGCGGAGGCCGCCGCGGCGCCGATCCAGGACGTACGGGACGTGATGGCCGACCCGCAGTACCAGGCCCTGGAGACCATCACCGCCGTCGACGACCCGGAGCTGGGCCTCCTGCGCATGCAGAACGTCCTCTTCCGGCTCTCCGCCACCCCCGGCGCGATCCGCTGGGCGGGCCGCCCGCACGGCGCGGACACCGAGGCGGTCCTGACCGAGCTGGGCCTCACCCCGGCGGAGCTCGGTGCCCTGCGCGCGGAGGGCGCCCTGTGATCCCCTTCCCGCTCACCTGGCTGTACGTCCCCGGCGACCGTCCGCACGTCGTGGCCAAGGCGCTGGCCTGCGGCGCGGACGTGGTGGTGATCGACCTGGAGGACGCGGTCGCCCCGGACCGCAAGGCCTACGCCCGCGAGGCGACCGCCGACCTGCTGTCCGAACCCCGGCCGGTCCGGGTCCACGTCCGGGTCAACGCCCTGGAGGCGCCGTGGGCGGCCGCCGATCTGCGCGCGGTGACCACGCTTCCGGGCGTGTCAGGGCTACGGCTCCCGAAGGTGACGTACGCCGAGGAGGTGGTGCGGGTCGCGGAGGGCACCGGGCTCCCCGTCTACGCCCTCCTGGAGACGGCCCTGGGCATCGAGCACGCCTATGCGATCGCCTCCGCCCACCCGTCCCTGCGGGGCGTCTCCCTCGGCGAGGCGGATCTGCGGGCCGACCTGGGCGTACGCGAGGACGCGGGTCTTGACTGGTGCCGTTCCCGGGTCGTGGTCGCGGCGCGGGCGGCGGGGCTGGCCCCGCCGCCCCAGTCGGTGCACCCCGACATCCGCGATCTGGATGGACTGGCCGCCTCCTGCGCCCACGGCCGCTCCCTGGGCTTCCTCGGCCGGGCCGCCATCCACCCCCGTCAGCTCCCGGTCATCGAGCGGGCCTACCTGCCCACGGAGGAGGAGATCGAACAGGCCGAGACGATCGTCAAGGCCGCGACGGAGGAGCAGGGGGCCCTGGCGCTGCCGGACGGCAGATTCGTCGACGCGGCGGTGGTGGCCGCGGCGCAGCGCACGCTGTCGCTGGTCCGCAGGCCCTGAGACCCGACCTGAGACGCGACCGCAGACCCGGCCTCAGACGCGACGAGGGCGCCCGGACCGATCCGGGCGCCCTCGTCGTCGTGCGTCGTCGTACGGCTGGTCGTGCGTCGTCGTACGGCCGAAGGTGTCAGCTCTTCTTCGACGCCGACTCGGCCTCGGCTTCCGAATCCCCGGTTGCCGCATCCTCGGCGGACCCGGTGGCGTCCGCCTCGGTCGCCGCCTCCACCCCGGCCTCGGCCTCCGGCTTGTCCGCGGACTTGTCCTCGGGCTCCGCCGTACCGTCCGCCGCGGCCTCGCCCTCGGCGGCGCCGGGCTCGACCACGAGCTCCCGTCCCGGCCGCTTCTTCGACGACACCACGATGTAGACCACCGCGAGCAGGAACACGATGATCGCGGTCCAGTCGTTGAGGCGGAGGCCCAGGATGTGGTGGGCGTCGTCGACGCGCATGTACTCGATCCAGCCGCGGCCCACGCAGTACGCGGCGACGTACAGGGCGAAGGCCCGGCCGTGGCCCAGCTGGAAGCGGCGGTCGGCCCAGATGACCAGCAGGGCTACGCCGACGCACCACAGGGACTCGTACAGGAACGTCGGGTGGTAGTAGCCCGGCACCCGGCCGCCCTCGGAGGAGGTGATGTGCAGCGCCCACGGAACATGCGTCTCGCGGCCGTACAGCTCCTGGTTGAACCAGTTGCCCCAGCGGCCGAGGGCCTGCGCCAGGGCGATGCCGGGGGCGATGGCGTCGGCGTAGGCGGGCAGCGGGATGCCCCGGCGTCGGCAGCCGATCCACGCGCCGACCGCGCCGAGGGCGATCGCGCCCCAGATACCGAGGCCGCCCTCCCACACCTTGAAGGCGTCCACCCAGTCACGGCCCTCGCTGAAGTACAGCTCGTAGTCCGTGATCACGTGGTAGAGACGGCCGCCGACCAGGCCGAAGGGCACGGCCCAGACCGCGATGTCGGCCACCGTGCCGGACCGGCCGCCGCGGGCGATCCAGCGCTTGTTGCCGAGCCAGACGGCTACGAAGACGCCGATGATGATGCAGAACGCGTAGCCGCGCAGCGGAATCGGGCCGAGGTACACGACCCCGCGCGACGGGCTGGGAATGTAGGCAAGTTCCATGGCAAGGTCGACGCTACCGTGCCGGGCCCGGCACGCGGCGGGCAGCCCGGCTACGGGTCCATAACGGGGGCGTGAGAATCACTTACCCCTGGTTGGCCGCCTCCACCATCTGCTTCAGCTTCTGCGGGGTCATCGTCCGGTCCTGGTAGATGTTCTTGCCGTCGAGCAGGACGGTCGGCGTGCCGCTGAAGTTGCCCGCCTTGAAGGCCGCGTGCGACTTGTCGACCCAGCTGTCGTGCTTGCCGTCGTTGACACAGGCCCGGAAGGCCGGGGTGTCGAGGCCCTGGACCTTGCCCGCCAGCTCGATCAGCCTGGCGTTGTCCGCGAAGGCGTCGTCCGTCTCCTTGGGCTGGTTCGCGTAGAGGACGTCGTGGTAGTCGCGGAACTTGCCGGCGTCCTGGGCGCAGGCCGCCGCGTTGGCAGCGCGCAGCGAGCCGGTGCCGCCGAGGTTGCCGTCGATCAGTCTGACCAGGTGGTACTCGACTCTGAGCTTGCCCGCGTCGGCGAGCTCGTGGAGTGTCGGGCGGTATGCCGCCTCGAAGGACTGGCAGGCCGGGCAGCGGAAGTCCTCCCACACCGTGAGCGTCGACTTGGCTCCGTCCTTGCCGACGGGGATCGCGAGGCTGTCCTTGCCCTGCGCGCCCGAGGGCACCACCACCGGGCCCGCGCTCTGGCTGCCCTTGTTCTTGCCGGCGTTCGCGGCGATCACGCCGATCACCGCCGCGAGGCCGAGGACACAGACGACGCTCGCGCCCACGATCAGCGCACGGCGGCGCTTCTCCGCGGCCTTCTGCTTCTCGCGCTCGACCGCAATCCGCTCCCGGGCGGTGCGCTTTCCGTCACGGTTCTTCTCGCTCACACCCCCAGAACGAACCGGGGAGGCGCAGCGCGCCTCCCCGGTCCCAGGTCCACCCGTTCGAGTGACCGAATATTCCGTTATGCCTGACGGTCAGGCCTGAGCGCTAAGCCTGTCCGCGCACGCCCTTGGCCAGCTCACCGACGAGCTCACGGACCGCCTCGAGACCGGCCGCGTCGTCCGGCGCGTCCAGCATCCGCTTCACGAAGGCCGAGCCGACGATCACCCCGTCGGCGAAACCGGCCACCTCGGCGGCCTGGGCGCGGTTGGAGACGCCGAGCCCGACGCAGACGGGCAGGCCGGTGCCGGCGGCCCGGGTGCGCTGCACGAGGTCCTGCGCCTGCGCGCCGACCGACTCACGGGTGCCGGTGACGCCCATCAGGGACGCGGCGTAGACGAAGCCGCTGCCCGCCGCGGTGATCTGGGCGAGCCGCTCGTCCTTGCTGCTGGGGGCGACCACGAAGACCGTCGCGAGCCCGTGCTTCTCAGCGTGTTCCCGCCACAGCGCCGACTCCTGGACCGGCAGGTCGGGCAGGATGCAGCCCGCCCCGCCCGCCTCGGCCAGCTCGGCGGTGAAGCGCTCGACGCCGTAGCGGTCGATGGGGTTCCAGTACGTCATCACGAGCACCGGCTTCCCGGTGGCCGCGTGGGCCTCGCGGACCGTGCGCATGACGTCCGCGATCTTCACACCGCCCCGCAGGGCGATGTCGTCGGCGGTCTGGATGACCGGACCGTCCAGGACGGGGTCGCTGTGCGGCAGCCCGACCTCGACGACGTCGGCACCCCCGTCGAGGACGGCCTTGATCGCCTCGATGCCACCGTCCACGGACGGGAACCCGGCCGGGAGGTAGGCGATGAGCGCGGACCGCCCCTCGGCCTTCGCGGCCGCGAGGGTGTCGGTCAACAGGTGGATGTTCCCGCTCACTTGGCGTCCCCCTCGATCTCGGCGGTGTCGCTGTCGGCGTCGGCGGCGACCTCGGCGTCCACGCCGCTGTCGTACAGACCGAAGTAGCGGGCGGCCGTGTCCATGTCCTTGTCGCCGCGGCCGGACAGGTTGATCACGATCAGCCCGTCCTTGCCCAGTTCCTTGCCGACCTCAAGGGCACCGGCGAGGGCGTGGGCGCTCTCGATGGCCGGGATGATGCCCTCCGTGCGCGACAGCAGGCGCAGAGCCTGCATGGCCGCGTCGTCGGTGACCGCGCGG
Encoded proteins:
- the rbsK gene encoding ribokinase; its protein translation is MTHIAVLGSLNMDLVAYVEKAPQLGETVTGREFRTIPGGKGANQAIAAARAGATVSMIGAVGNDIFGTRLRDTLEHSGVDTDDLRTMEGSSGTAHIVVDDEGGNSIVVVPGANGTVDHLSPGDEGVIASADALLLQLEIPMAAVLAGADAARRHGVRTILTPAPTQPLPPGLLAATDLLVPNEHEATALTGRPDPREAADVLLDRVPEVVVTLGAAGCLYLTRGAEPLVVPAPAVTAVDSTGAGDTFVGALAVALGEERPIREALTWAAAAAAVSVQREGASASMPYRPEIEAQYTA
- a CDS encoding CaiB/BaiF CoA transferase family protein — translated: MNTSTQPLTGLRVLDLATLFAGPLSATLLGDFGAEVIKVEHPAKPDPCRGHGPSKQGVGLWWKLLGRNKRTITLDLSRPGGRATLLRLAATADVIVENFRPGTLEKWELGWAELSAANPRLILARVTAFGQFGPYAHRPGFGTLAEAMSGFAAITGEPDAPPTLPPFGLADSIAGLATAYAVMTALAARDRTGEGQVVDMAIIEPILTVLGPQPVWYDQLGHVQPRTGNRSQNNAPRNTYRTADGTWVAVSTSAQSIAERVMHLVGRPELIDEPWFATGAERAAHADVLDQAVGAWIARRTRDEVLAAFEKAEAAAAPIQDVRDVMADPQYQALETITAVDDPELGLLRMQNVLFRLSATPGAIRWAGRPHGADTEAVLTELGLTPAELGALRAEGAL
- a CDS encoding HpcH/HpaI aldolase/citrate lyase family protein → MIPFPLTWLYVPGDRPHVVAKALACGADVVVIDLEDAVAPDRKAYAREATADLLSEPRPVRVHVRVNALEAPWAAADLRAVTTLPGVSGLRLPKVTYAEEVVRVAEGTGLPVYALLETALGIEHAYAIASAHPSLRGVSLGEADLRADLGVREDAGLDWCRSRVVVAARAAGLAPPPQSVHPDIRDLDGLAASCAHGRSLGFLGRAAIHPRQLPVIERAYLPTEEEIEQAETIVKAATEEQGALALPDGRFVDAAVVAAAQRTLSLVRRP
- the lgt gene encoding prolipoprotein diacylglyceryl transferase; protein product: MELAYIPSPSRGVVYLGPIPLRGYAFCIIIGVFVAVWLGNKRWIARGGRSGTVADIAVWAVPFGLVGGRLYHVITDYELYFSEGRDWVDAFKVWEGGLGIWGAIALGAVGAWIGCRRRGIPLPAYADAIAPGIALAQALGRWGNWFNQELYGRETHVPWALHITSSEGGRVPGYYHPTFLYESLWCVGVALLVIWADRRFQLGHGRAFALYVAAYCVGRGWIEYMRVDDAHHILGLRLNDWTAIIVFLLAVVYIVVSSKKRPGRELVVEPGAAEGEAAADGTAEPEDKSADKPEAEAGVEAATEADATGSAEDAATGDSEAEAESASKKS
- a CDS encoding DsbA family protein, which gives rise to MSEKNRDGKRTARERIAVEREKQKAAEKRRRALIVGASVVCVLGLAAVIGVIAANAGKNKGSQSAGPVVVPSGAQGKDSLAIPVGKDGAKSTLTVWEDFRCPACQSFEAAYRPTLHELADAGKLRVEYHLVRLIDGNLGGTGSLRAANAAACAQDAGKFRDYHDVLYANQPKETDDAFADNARLIELAGKVQGLDTPAFRACVNDGKHDSWVDKSHAAFKAGNFSGTPTVLLDGKNIYQDRTMTPQKLKQMVEAANQG
- the trpA gene encoding tryptophan synthase subunit alpha, which gives rise to MSGNIHLLTDTLAAAKAEGRSALIAYLPAGFPSVDGGIEAIKAVLDGGADVVEVGLPHSDPVLDGPVIQTADDIALRGGVKIADVMRTVREAHAATGKPVLVMTYWNPIDRYGVERFTAELAEAGGAGCILPDLPVQESALWREHAEKHGLATVFVVAPSSKDERLAQITAAGSGFVYAASLMGVTGTRESVGAQAQDLVQRTRAAGTGLPVCVGLGVSNRAQAAEVAGFADGVIVGSAFVKRMLDAPDDAAGLEAVRELVGELAKGVRGQA